From the genome of Gracilinanus agilis isolate LMUSP501 chromosome 2, AgileGrace, whole genome shotgun sequence, one region includes:
- the LOC123234485 gene encoding mediator of RNA polymerase II transcription subunit 24 codes for MKVVNLKQAILQAWKERWRDYQWAINMKKFFPKGATWDILNLAEALLEQAMIGPSPNPLILSYLKYAISSQMVSYSTVLTAISKFDDFSRDLCIQALLDIMDMFCDRLSCHGKAEECIGLCHALLSALHWLLRCTTASAERFRKGLEMGATEGEKQLTMCLQQLNKLLSSTKNRALLYIAKLEEASSWTAIEQSLLKLGETFASLSNCHLQSQAEECGALIRSIPIMLSMHSEQLHKTGFPTVHAMILLEGTMNLTGEMQPLVEQLMMVKRMQHIPSPLFVLEIWKACFVGLTESPEGTEELKWTAFTFLKIPQVLVKLKKYPQGDKDFTEDVNCAFEFLLKLTPLLEKADQRCNCDCINLLLQECSKQGLLSDMNTSSLMAKRTADREHAPWLKSAENANIQPNPGLILRAEPIVTNILKTLDAHHSKSPEGLLGVLGHMLSGKNLDLLLAAAAATGKLTSFARKLISLNEFTKHINAENSKAASVRALLFDISFLMLCHVAQTYGSEVILSESSSVGEVPFFETWMQTCMPEEGKILNPDHPCLRPDSTKVESLVALLNNSSEMKLAQMKWQEACLSISAAILEILNAWENGILAFESIQKITDNIKGKVCSLAVCAVAWLVAHVRMLDLDEREKSLQMIRQLVGPLYSENTLQFYNERVVIMSSILEHMCADVLQQTATQIKFPTTGTDTMPYRNLLPPKRPIKEVLTGIFAEVLEKGWVDSRSIHVFDTLLHMGGVYWFCNNLVKELLKETRKEYTLRAVELLYSIFCLDMQQVTLILLGHILPNLLTDSAKWHSLVDPPGRALAKLAVWCALSSYSSHKGQASSRQKKRQREDIEDYISLSPLDDTQPSKLMRLLSSNEDDAIVLSSPTDRSMSSSLSASQLHTVNMRDPLNRVLANLFLQISSILGARTVGPHTQFVQWFMEECVDCLEQSSRGSILQFMPFITVSELVKVSAMSSPKVVLAITDLSLPLGRRVAAKAIAAL; via the coding sequence ATGAAGGTGGTAAACCTCAAGCAAGCCATCCTGCAGGCGTGGAAGGAGCGATGGAGAGACTATCAGTGGGCCATCAACATGAAGAAATTTTTCCCCAAGGGAGCTACCTGGGACATCCTTAATCTGGCAGAAGCCCTGCTCGAGCAGGCCATGATTGGACCGTCCCCCAATCCTCTCATTCTGTCTTACTTGAAGTACGCTATCAGCTCCCAGATGGTGTCTTACTCAACAGTACTCACAGCCATCAGCAAGTTTGATGATTTTTCCCGTGACCTCTGTATCCAGGCCCTACTGGATATCATGGACATGTTTTGTGACCGGCTAAGTTGTCATGGCAAGGCAGAGGAGTGCATAGGTCTGTGCCATGCCCTCCTCAGTGCCCTTCATTGGCTGCTTCGATGTACAACTGCCTCTGCAGAACGATTTCGGAAAGGCCTTGAAATGGGGGCCACAGAAGGGGAAAAACAACTAACCATGTGTCTTCAGCAGCTTAACAAGCTCCTCAGCAGTACCAAGAATCGAGCTCTGCTATATATTGCCAAACTGGAGGAAGCCTCCTCCTGGACAGCCATTGAGCAGTCACTGTTGAAACTTGGGGAAACCTTTGCCAGCCTTAGCAATTGCCATCTTCAGAGTCAAGCAGAAGAGTGTGGAGCTCTCATTAGAAGCATTCCCATCATGTTATCTATGCATTCAGAGCAGCTGCACAAGACTGGGTTCCCCACAGTGCATGCTATGATCCTCCTGGAGGGCACCATGAACCTGACAGGAGAGATGCAGCCATTGGTGGAACAGCTGATGATGGTGAAGAGGATGCAGCATATTCCCTCTCCACTTTTTGTCCTCGAGATCTGGAAAGCTTGTTTTGTTGGACTCACTGAATCTCCTGAGGGCACTGAGGAGCTCAAGTGGACAGCCTTTACTTTTCTGAAGATTCCTCAGGTTTTGGTGAAACTGAAGAAATATCCTCAGGGGGACAAGGACTTCACAGAAGATGTCAATTGTGCCTTTGAATTCTTGCTGAAGCTCACACCCTTGCTAGAAAAGGCTGACCAGCGTTGCAACTGTGATTGTATCAACCTGCTACTCCAGGAGTGTAGTAAACAAGGACTGCTCTCTGATATGAACACAAGCAGCCTGATGGCCAAGCGTACAGCTGACCGAGAACATGCCCCTTGGTTGAAATCAGCTGAAAATGCCAACATCCAGCCCAATCCAGGATTGATTCTTCGAGCAGAGCCCATAGTCACTAACATTCTCAAGACATTGGATGCACATCACTCTAAGTCTCCAGAAGGGCTTTTGGGGGTTCTTGGTCATATGCTTTCTGGGAAGAACCTGGATTTGCTTTTAGCTGCTGCTGCAGCCACTGGAAAACTCACGTCCTTTGCCCGAAAACTCATTAGTTTGAATGAATTCACAAAGCACATAAATGCTGAAAACTCCAAAGCAGCTTCAGTCCGTGCACTTCTCTTTGACATCTCCTTTCTCATGTTGTGTCATGTGGCCCAGACCTATGGTTCAGAGGTCATTCTGTCAGAATCAAGCTCTGTGGGTGAAGTACCCTTCTTTGAGACCTGGATGCAGACCTGTATGCCTGAGGAGGGCAAGATCCTGAATCCTGACCACCCCTGCCTCCGGCCTGATTCCACCAAGGTGGAATCACTGGTGGCCCTGCTCAATAACTCTTCTGAAATGAAGCTAGCACAGATGAAATGGCAGGAGGCCTGTCTCAGCATCTCAGCTGCCATCTTGGAGATTCTGAATGCCTGGGAGAATGGAATCCTGGCTTTTGAGTCCATCCAGAAAATCACAGACAACATCAAGGGCAAGGTGTGTAGCTTGGCGGTGTGTGCTGTTGCTTGGCTCGTGGCCCATGTCCGCATGCTAGACCTGGATGAACGTGAGAAATCACTGCAGATGATTCGCCAACTGGTTGGGCCTCTCTACAGTGAGAATACCCTGCAGTTTTACAATGAGAGGGTGGTGATAATGAGCTCAATCCTGGAGCACATGTGTGCTGATGTTCTACAGCAAACAGCCACTCAGATCAAGTTCCCAACTACTGGCACAGATACAATGCCTTATAGGAACCTCCTGCCCCCCAAAAGACCTATTAAAGAGGTGCTGACTGGCATCTTTGCAGAAGTTCTGGAGAAGGGCTGGGTTGATAGCCGGTCCATCCATGTCTTTGACACCCTGTTGCATATGGGTGGTGTTTACTGGTTCTGCAACAACTTGGTCAAGGAGCTGCTGAAGGAGACTCGAAAGGAGTATACCCTACGAGCTGTGGAGCTGCTCTATTCCATTTTCTGCCTAGACATGCAGCAAGTCACCCTGATCTTGCTGGGCCACATCCTTCCTAACCTTCTTACAGACTCTGCCAAATGGCATAGCCTGGTGGATCCTCCGGGCAGAGCCCTGGCCAAGCTGGCAGTATGGTGTGCCCTAAGCTCATACTCTTCTCACAAGGGGCAGGCATCTTCCCGACAGAAGAAGAGGCAACGTGAGGACATTGAGGACTACATCAGCCTCTCCCCCCTGGATGATACACAGCCTTCAAAGTTGATGCgacttctgagttcaaatgaggaTGATGCCATTGTTCTCTCTAGTCCCACTGACAGGTCCATGAGCAGTTCTCTGTCAGCCTCTCAGCTACACACAGTCAATATGAGGGACCCTCTGAACCGAGTCCTTGCAAACCTGTTCCTGCAAATCTCCTCCATCTTGGGGGCCAGGACAGTAGGTCCTCACACCCAGTTTGTGCagtggttcatggaggagtgtgtGGATTGCCTGGAGCAGAGCAGCAGAGGCAGCATCCTGCAGTTCATGCCTTTCATAACGGTGTCAGAATTGGTCAAGGTGTCAGCTATGTCTAGCCCCAAGGTCGTTCTGGCCATCACAGACCTCAGCCTCCCTCTGGGCCGACGAGTAGCTGCCAAAGCCATTGCTGCACTCTGA